One region of Eulemur rufifrons isolate Redbay chromosome 1, OSU_ERuf_1, whole genome shotgun sequence genomic DNA includes:
- the PRLH gene encoding prolactin-releasing peptide, which yields MKAPRVWLLCLLLLGLALQAAASRAHQHSMETRAPDINPAWYRGRGIRPVGRFGRRRAVLGVVPKPGQRRRPACFRLEGAAKFSQDG from the exons ATGAAGGCTCCGAGGGTCTGGCTCCTGTGCCTGCTGCTCCTGGGCCTTGCCCTGCAGGCGGCTGCGAGTCGCGCCCACCAGCACTCCATGGAGACCCGCG CCCCCGACATCAACCCTGCCTGGTACAGGGGCCGCGGAATCAGGCCTGTGGGCCGCTTCGGCCGGAGGAGGGCAGTCCTGGGGGTTGTCCCCAAGCCTGGCCAGCGACGCCGGCCAGCCTGCTTCCGCCTGGAAGGTGCTGCTAAGTTCTCCCAGGATGGGTGA